The sequence below is a genomic window from Luteimonas sp. MC1825.
GGCGTCACGCGGCCCGCGGGCAGCTGCCACAGCTCCTTGATGCCGATCGAATACGCCTGCGGGTCGCTGTCGGCATCGAGCTCGAAACGCTTCACCAGGCGCTTGGTGAGGTGTCCGCGCGCACCTTCGGCGAGCACGGTGACCTTGGCATGGATGTCGATGCCGGCGGTGTAGCCCGCCTTCTCCGAGCCGTCGCGGGCGATGCCCATGTCGCCGATGCGCACGCCGGTGACGCGGCCGTCGGCGGCGTGCAGCGTCTGCGCGGCGGAGAAACCCGGATAGATCTCCACGCCCAGTGCCTCGGCCTGCGGCGCCAGCCACGCGCACATCGCGCCGAGGCTGACGATGAAGTTGCCGTGGTTGCGCATGCCCGGCGGCACCATCGGGAACTTGCGGCCGCCGTCCTTCGTCAGGTACCAGAGCTCGTCCTCGCCGGCCGGTACGCACACCGGCGGCGGGTTGTCGCGCCAGCCCGGCAGCAGGGCATCGAGCGGACCCGGCTCGATCACCGCACCGGACAGGATGTGCGCGCCGATGGTGCTCGATTTCTCGATGACGCACACCGAGATGTCGGGGTTGAGCTGCTTCAGGCGGATCGCGAAGGCCAGGCCGGCGGGGCCGGCGCCCACCGTCACGACGTCGTATTCCATGACATCGCGCTCGGGCTCGGGCACGTCGACGGTGGTGGCAGGTTCGGCTGGCTGGTTCATGCGTGCGGCCCGTATTGCAGTGCGGTGATTGTCGCGGCTCGCGCGGTGCGCGGCAAACCGCCGTGGCGGTGAAGTGCTAGCGTGCGCGCCATGGCGCTCATCCCGGTCACGCTCGAAGGAGCCGATCTCGCGTTTGCTCCGGCCTGGCTTGCGCAGGACGCAGCGGACGCGCTGTTCGCGCACCTGCAGGCCGAGGTGCCGTGGTCCGTGCATCGCATCCGCCTGTTCGGGCGCCTGGTCGATTCGCCGCGCCTGTCGTGCTGGATCGGCGACCCCGGTGCCGGCTACACCTATTCCGGCACGCGCTTCGAACCGCATCCGTGGCCACCGCTGCTGGCGGACCTGCGCGTGCGGGTGGCCGAAACCTGCGGCGAGGAGTTCAACAGCGTGCTCGCCAATCTCTACCGCGACGGCCGCGACAGCATGGGCTGGCACCGCGACGACGAGCCGGAACTCGGGCCGCGGCCGGTGATCGCATCGCTGAGCCTGGGGGCCACGCGGCGCTTCGTGCTGAAAGAGCGGGTTGGCGCCGGTTCGGCGGTCGCGCCGCGGAAGCGGGTGTTCGAGCTTGGCCACGGCAGCCTGCTGCGCATGGCCGGCGACACCCAGCGCCATTACCGCCATGCGCTGCCGCGCACCGCGCGCCCGGTGGGGCCGCGGATCAACCTGACATTCCGCAGGATCCGCTCAGCGCCTTGAAGCGGATGCCGGCGGCGGTGCCGTGCGGGCATGCCCGGCACCGGTGGACAGCGTCCAGCCGGACACGTCGCGGCCAAGCGCCTCCAGCGCGGTGGTGAAGGTGGCGGCAACCGTCGCCACGTCGGTGCCCGCCGCAGGCTCCGCCACGGTGAAGGTGCGCGACGCCACGATGCCCTGCGAGCGCGCATGCAGCAGCTTGGCGTGCAGTTCGATGGTCGCCGCCGGCGTGGCGCGACCGGCGTAGTCGGCCTCGAAGCGGCGCAGGTCGAGCAGCAGGCGATAGTCGGGTGCCACGCCGCTGCCGCGGCGGGACACGCCGGCGATGTGTCCGGAGTCTTCCAGCGTGCGCAGCACCACCTCTTCGACCATGTCGGTCGGCGAGCGCGCCCAGCTGGCACCCGAATACACCTGCAGCTCGCCGGGAGACGGGCGCACCGCGATGCGGAAGGTGTCGACGGTGCGCGCGGCGCTCGGCGGATTGATGGCGAGCTGCCAGTCGACGCGCGGCCACGCGGGGTCGGCGGCCACGCGCGGGTCGGGCGCGTAGATCGCCGCGCGCTCGCGCTCGCCGGCGCCGCCCAGGATCGAACAGGCGCCGAGCGCCAGTGCGGTGGCCGCGACGGCCATGCGTGCGAGTGCGGTCATGGGTTTCATTCGGGTTCGAACTCCTTCGGCGCGTCACGGCCGAGCAGGTAGCGCGCGGGATTGGAATCGAAGCGGTCGCCGATGCGGCGCAGGTCGCGCACCAGCGAACGCAGCTCCGACAGCGTCGGGCCGAGCTGTGCCAGACCGTCGTTGGCGAAGCTGTTGATGGCGTTGCGGTTCTCGCCAAGGATCAGGTCGGCGCTGTTGGCGGCGGAATCCATCTTGGCCAGCGTTGATTCCAGGTCCGCCACCAGCCCGGGCAGCTTGGCCACGAACTCGCGCTCGAGCCCCGTCATCGCGCGGTTGGAGGTTTCCACCACGTCCACCAGGTTCTCGCTGGCCAGGCGTGCGTTGACGATCAGCGCGGCCAGGTCCTCGCGCTGGCCGGCGACCGCGCCCGTCATGCCTTCGATGTTCTCCAGCGTGCGCGCGATGCGTTCGACGTTTTCCTCGCTGAGCACCAGGTCGAGGCGCGCGACCAGGCGGTTGGCGGTGTCGGCGATGTTCTGCAGCGCCGAGGCTTCGGTGAGGATCACCGGGATCGCGCCGTTCTCGCGCGCCTCCAGGTGCGGCGCGTCCGGGCTGCCGCCGGTGAGCTGGATGAAGGTCGAGCCGGTCAGCCCCGTCACCGAGAGCTTGGCGCGGGTGTCGATCTTGACCGGTACGCCGGCCTCCACCCGGATCCGCGCCACCACGCGCCGCGGATCCTGCGGCGCCAGCGACAGCGCGTCCAGCGTGCCCACCGCGATGCCGTTGTACTGCACCACGCTGCCTTCAAGCAGGCCGGTGACCGGCTCGTTGAACACCACGTGGTAGCTCCGCCAGTTGCGGTCGGTGGAGAACTTGGCGGCCCACAGACCGAACACCAGCAACGCGAGCGCCGCGGCCAGGGTGAAGGCGCCGATCAGCACGTAGTTGGCCTTGGTTTCCATCGTCAAGTGTCCTCGGCGGCGCGCTGTGTCGCCCGTTGTGCCGCGCGACCACGCGGACCATTGAAATATTCCTGCACCCAGGGGTGCTCGAGGCGCTCGATCTCCGCCAGTGGCCCCACGGCCACCACCTTGCGGTCGGCCAGCACGGCTACGCGGTCGCAGACAGCGTACAGGGTGTCCAGGTCGTGGGTGATGAGGAACACCGTGAGCCCCAGTGCCTGCTGCAGGGTGCGGGTGAGGTGGTCGAAGGCCGACGCGCCGATCGGATCCAGGCCGGCCGTGGGCTCGTCCAGGAACAGCAGTGGCGGGTCCAGCGCCAGCGCGCGCGCAAGGCCGGCGCGCTTGCGCATGCCGCCGGAGAGCTGCGACGGCAGCTTGGCGAGTGCGTCCGCCGGCAGCCCGGCCAGCTTGATCTTGAGCAGCGCGAGCTCGTAGCGCAGCGAGTCGTCCAGCGCCGGATAGTGCTCCAGCAGCGGCACTTCGACGTTCTCGCCCACGGTGAGCGACGAGAACAGGGCGCCGTCCTGGAACAGCACGCCGGTGCGCCGCTCGACATAGGTGCGGTCGGCGGGATCGTCGGACGCGCTGTCGACGCCCATCACCTCGATGGTGCCGGCATCGGGCTTGCGCAGGCCGATGATCGAGCGCATCAGCACCGACTTGCCGCTGCCCGAGCCACCCACCACGCCGAGGATCTCGCCGCGGCGCACGTCGAGGTCGAGGTCCTCGTGCACCACCTGCTCGCCGAAGCGGGTGCACAGCCCGCGGACGCGGATGATCGGCTCGTCGTTGCTCACCAGCCCACCTGCATGTACCAGATCGCGGCCAGCGCGTCGAAGATGATCACCAGCGAGATCGTCTGCACCACGCTGGACGTGGTGCGCTCGCCGACCGACTGCGCGGTGCCCTTGACCTGCAGCCCCTCCAGGCAGCCGATCAGGCCGATCACCATCGCGAACAGCGGCGCCTTGGACATGCCGACCAGGAAGTGCCGGATCTCCATCTGGTCGTGCATCCGCGCCAGGTACGCCTGTGGCGGGATGCCGAGCTCGAACGCGCCCACCGCCATGCCCCCCAGCAGGCCCGACACCATGGCGATGAAGGTCAGCAGCGGCAGCATCACCAGCAGCGCCAGCAGCCGCGGGATGACCAGCACGTCGACCGGATCCAGGCCCAGGGTGCGCATCGCGTCGATCTCCTCGCGGCTCACCATCGCGCCGATCTGCGCGGTGAACGCGCTGGCGGTGCGGCCGGCCAGCAGGATCGAGGTCAGCAGCACGCCGAACTCGCGCAGGAAGGCGATCGACACCAGCTCCACGACGAAGATGGTGGCGCCGAAGTCGACCAGGATGTTGGCGCCGAGGAAGGCGATCACCGCGCCGACCAGGAACGACAGCAGGATCACCAGCGGCACCGCGTCCAGCCCGACCTGCTCCATGTGGAACACGGTGGCGGTGCCGCGGAACCGGCGCGGTTCCTTCACCATGCGCAGCATCTTGACGAGGTTCTCGCCGAGGAAGCTCACCAGCGCGACGGTCTCGTTCCAGTTGTCCTTGACCGCGAAGCCCAGACGCCCGAGCGCCGCGGCGAAGCCGTACTCGCGGCGCTTGCGCGGCCGGTCGTCCACCACGTCCTCGATCGCCGCCACCAGCGCGTGGTGGTCCTCGTGGAATTCGAGGGACTCGAGCCCGAGGTCGCGGGAACGCGCGAAGCGCATCAGCTGCAGCACGCCGATGGTGTCGAGACGCTCCACGCCTCGCGCGTCGATGCCGGCAATGCCGTCGGGCGCGGCGCGCAGCGCGGCGGTGAAGACCTCGGCGTTGCGCAGCGTCCAGCGCCCGACCAGCCGCCAGCGCCCGGCGTCGTCCGGGTCGGGGGCCATGCTGGGCGCGGTGGTGGCGGGGACTGGCATCGTGCGTGGGCGGGTCGTCGCGAAGTTGCACGGAGGATACCGAACACCGTGAAGGCGGCGCATGCGATCCTTCACGCCATGTCGCGACCGTTCCCCCAACAGGCCTACGCCGCCCGTATCGCCTTCATGGTCGAACTGGCCGAACACCTGCACGCCTATGGCACCACCTCGCCACGCCTGGAAGGCGCGCTGGTGCAGGTGGCGGAGCGCCTCGGGCTGGAATGCGAGCCCTCGGCCAGCCCCACCGCGATGGTGCTGTCGTTCAGCGATCCGATGCGGCCACCGGGCGACAGCGACACCACGCGCGTGATCCGCATGCCGCCCGGCGAGACCGACCTGTCGCGGCTGTGCGACGTCGACCGCATCGCGGAGGAGGTCCTCGCGGGCGACATCGACGTGGCTGCCGGCCATGCCGCGCTGCGCGCGCTCGACCGTCCGGCCGGCAAGCGCGGCAACGCCCTGCAGGTCCTTGGATTCAGCCTCGCCGCGGCCGGCGTGGCCGGACTGCTGCGCCTGCCGTGGCTCGAGATCGCGCTCACGGCAGCGATCGGGCTGGTGATCGGCATGCTGCACAAGGCCGCGCGCACCCGCCCGCGCCTGCGCGAAGCCGGTGATGCGGTCAGTGCCATGGTCGCCGCTGCGATCACCATCCTGGTGGCCGCCTGGGTGGTGCCGCTCAACCTCAACACCGTGATCATCTCGGCATTGATCGTGCTCATGCCCGGGTTGGCGCTGACCAATGCGATCAACGAACTGACCAGCCAGCACCTGATGTCGGGCACCGCGCGATTCGCCGGCGCGGTGGCGACCATGATCATGCTCACCGTGGGCACGATGATCGCGCTTGGCGCGGCGGAGCTGGTCGGGATCGAGCCGCAGGTGCGCGCGTGGCGGCCGCAGCCCGACTGGGTGGAGTGGTGCGCGCTCGCCCTGGCGTCGTTCGCGTTCGCGGTGCTGTTCCGCGCCAAGCCGCGCGATTACTGGCTGGTGATGGTGTCGGCGGTGGGCGCGTACCTGGTGTCGCGGCTGGCGGGTGGCGCTTGGGGCAGCGAGGTCGGGATCTTCCTGGCCGCCCTGCTGGTCACCGTGGCCGGCAACGGCTACGCGCGCTGGGCCAAGCGCCCGGGCGCGGTGGTGCGCGTGCCGGGCATCATCCTGATGGTCCCCGGAAGCTCCAGCGTGCGCACGCTGATGACCTCGATCCAGCAGCAGGACCTGGTGGCCGGCCAGGACGCGGCACTCGCCGTGGTCAACATCCTGCTGGCGATCGTCGCCGGCCTGATCTTCGGCAACCTGGCGTTGCCGGCGCGTCGCAACCTGTAGCCGGCCTTCCCCCGCGTGCGGGGGAAGATGCCCGAAGGGCAGGTCGCGGCAATCCCGCGTGGACGCTTACTCGCTGGCGATCAGGAACTCTTCGGCCGACTTGCCGGCGGCCAGCTGCGCGGCCAGCCAGCGCGGCTTCATGCCGCGGCCGGTCCAGGTTTCCGCCGGGTTTTCCGGGTTACGGTACTTCGGCGCGACCTTGCCGAGGGTGCGGCCGGCCTTGGCGGGCTTGGCGGCCTTGCCGGTCTTGCGCGTGGCCGCGGGCGCCGCGCCGGCCGCGCCGGTGCCGAACAGCTCCGCGATGGTGTAGCCCTCGGCGGCCGCGGCGGCCTTGAGCCTGGCGCGCACCGTGGTGATCGGCTTGCGCTTCTTCAGCGTGGTCTTGCGCGCCTTCGCCTTGTTGATGAGGGTGTCCAGTTCCTTCGCGGACAGGTTCTGCAGGTCGATTGCCATCGTGTGCTCCGGTTGTAATGCAGGGGGAGGGCGGCGCATTGCCGGCCCGGTTTCATTTCAATGCGGGCGCGCGGCCACGCGTGCGAACAGCGCCTCGCGATCGAGGCTCTCGGCCTCGGCGGCTGTGCGCGCGCGGTATTCGAACGTGCCGGATTCCAGCCCGCGCGCCGAGACCACCACGCGATGCGGGATGCCGAGCAGCTCCATGTCGGCGAACATCGGGCCCGGACGCAGGCCGCGGTCGTCGAGCACCACGTCGACGCCGGCCGCGGCCAGGTCGTCATGCAGCGCGGTCGCAGCGGCCAGCACGGCGGGATCGTTCTTCGGATTGATCACGCACACCGCGACCGCCCACGGCGCCATCGCCTCGGGCCAGATGATCCCGGCGGCGTCGTGGTTCTGCTCGATGGCGGCGGCGACGATGCGCGACACGCCGATGCCGTAGCAGCCCATCATCGGCACCACGGCCTTGCCGGTGTCGTCGAGCACCTTGCAGTCCATGGCGCGCGCGTAGGTGTCGCCGAGCTGGAAGATGTGGCCGACCTCGATGCCGCGCACGATGCGCAGCACGCCGCCGTCCTCGGCGCGATCGCCGTCGACCACGCTGCGCACGTCGGCGACCGTGTCCGGCTCCGGCAGGTCGCGGCCCCAGTTCACGCCGGCGAGGTGCTCGCCGGGGCGGTTGGCACCGACCACGAAGTCGGCCATCGCCGCGACGTCGCGGTCGGCGACCACGCGCACCGGGCGCGCCGGCGCCACCGGGCCGAGGAAGCCGGGCTCGCAGCCAAGGTGCTCGAGGATCTCGGCTTCGGTGGCCAGGCGGTATGCGCCCAGGCCGGGCACCTTGCCCAGCTTCACTTCGTTGGCGTCGTGGTCGCCGCGCACCAGCACCAGCACGAACTGCGGCTGCCCGTCGGCGTCGTGGCCCATCACGGCCACCGACTTCACCGTGCGCTGCAGGGCGATGCCCATCAGCGTAGCGACGTCGGCGCAGGTCTTCTGCACGGGCGTTGCGATCGCGTGCATGTCTTCGGACGCGGCCGCGCGCGGCGCAGGATCCGCGGCGCGCGCGGCCTCGACGTTGGCGGCGTAGCCGGCCGCGTCATTGCTGCCGGTGTCCGACCAGGCGATCGCGTCCTCGCCGGACTCGGCAAGCACGTGGAACTCCTGCGAGGCGTCGCCGCCGATTGCGCCGGAGTCCGCCAGCACGGCGCGGAAGCGCAGGCCCAGGCGGCTGAAGATGCGGGTGTAGGCGGCATGCATGCGCGCGTACGAATGCGCCATGCCCTCGGCGTCGATGTCGAACGAATAGGCGTCCTTCATCAGGAACTCGCGCGCGCGCATCACGCCGAAACGCGGACGGATCTCGTCGCGGAACTTGGCCTGCACCTGGTAGAAGGTGACCGGCAGCTGCTTGTAGCTCGCCAGCTCCTGGCGCGCGAAGTCGGTGATGACCTCCTCGTGCGTGGGCCCGTAGGCGTACTCGGCGTCCTTGCGGTCGCGGATCTTCAGCAGCTGGCCGCCGAACTTTTCCCAGCGCCCGGTTTCCTCCCACAATTCGCGCGGCTGGATCGACGGCATCAGCATTTCCAGCGCGCCGGCGGCGTCCATTTCCTCGCGCACCACCGCTTCCACGCGGCGCAGCACGCGCAGGCCGAGCGGCGACCAGGTGTAGATGCCGGCGGCGAGCTTGCGGATCATTCCCGCCTTGAGCATCAGCTTGTGGCTGACCAGCTCGGCTTCGGCCGGGGTTTCCTTTTCGGTGCGGAGATGGAACTGCGACAGGCGCATCGGCGGCTTGTGGTCGTGGCGAGGCCGCTGATTGTGCCATGCAGCACGGGCGGGGCCGCATCCGGCGCGCCGCGGCGCGCCTGCGTCAGCGGCGCCGGCCGTCGACTTCGATGCCGTCGCGCGGCTGGATATCGACCTTTTCGAAGTGCCGGCCGCGCGGCGGTGGCTCCTGTGTCACCTGCACCACGCCGGCATCGTCGGTCCAGCGATAGAGCACCGGGCGTGCGTCTTCGGCGTTGGCAGCGGCAGCCTGCTCCGCGCGTGCGCGGCGTGGGTCGTCGGTCGCTTCGGGCTCGCGCGAGAACCACCAGGCCACCGCGATCCCGGCGGCGATGCCTGCAACCACGGCCCAGCGGGTATCCAACGCGGCGTGCCGTCAGGGCGTGCAGTAGGCCTTCACCGCCGCCTGCGCGAATTCCATCTGGTTGGCGCGCTGCGTGGGGTCCAGCACCTGGTCGGGCTTGCCGTCACCGTCGGTGTCCTGCTGCACGTCGCCGCTGGTCTGCAGCGCGGCGATGTTGGCGCGCGCCGCTGCGCACTGCGCGTTCTCCGGCGCCACCACCGCGGCCTGGGCGACCGGGGCCGCGCTGCCGGCGGCGTTGATCACGCGCTGCTCGTAGCGGCCATTGGCCGGGGGCGTCTGCGAATAGTGGGTAACGCCGCTGGCGTCCTTCCACTGGTAGACCTCGCCGGCAGTCTGCTGCGCGTGGGCGGCGGGAAGCGCGGCCAGTGCGATGGCGATGCCGAGGACGATGCGGTTCATGCGGGGTCTCCTGTCTGCGAAGGCGTTGGCCCGGGATTGCAGCACCGGGCGGCGGCCGGCGCAAGCACGGCGGCGTGGTTCCGTGACCGGCACGCCGCGGGTGGTGGCCGGCGCCCCGCGGGTACACTTGCCGCCATGGATGACCAGACGCCCCAGCCGCGCCGCGCGCGCGGCATCTACCTGCTGCCCAACTTGTTCACGACGGGTGGGCTGTTCGGCGGGTTCTTCGCCATCATCGCGGCGTCGCAGGGGCGGATCGAAGCCGCTTGCATCGCGATCTTCGTGGCCGCCATCCTCGATGGCCTCGATGGCCGCGTGGCGCGGCTCACCAACACCCAGAGCGACTTCGGCGTGCAATACGACTCGCTGTCCGACCTGGTGAGCTTCGGCATGGCGCCGGCGCTGGTGATGTACCACTGGTCGCTGGTGGCGATGAAGTTCGACGGCACCACGCTGGGCAAGGTCGGCTGGCTGGCCGCGTTCCTGTATGCCGCCTGCGCGGCGCTGCGCCTGGCGCGTTTCAACAGCCAGGTCGGCAAGGTCGACAGCCGCTGGTTCATCGGCCTGGCCAGCCCGGCCGCCGCCGGGGTGATGGCCAGCTCGGTGTGGACCTTCCACACGCTCGACCTCAGCGGCGAGGCGATGCGCTACGCGGCACTGGCGATCACCGTGGTCTGCGGCCTGCTGATGGTCAGCCAGTTCCGCTACACCAGCTTCAAGGGCAGGGGCAGGGGCCCCGGCTCGGACCGGGTGCCGTTCTTTTCGCTGCTGCTGATCGTGGCGGCGCTGATCGCGCTGTGGATCGATCCGCCCAAGACCCTGCTCGCGGTGCTGGGCGTGTACGCGCTGTCCGGCCCGGCGCTGTGGCTGTGGCGCCTGCGCCGCACGCGCACCGGCGGTGGCGTGGCGTGAACTGGGACCCGTGGCAGCGCGAGGTGCTGGAGGCGCTCGGCCACCAGGTCTATGCGCGCGCGCCGGTGCCCGGTGACGAAGTGCCGGACGATGCACTCGCGCACGCCCTGCTGCGCGCCGCGCGCCGCGCGATCGACGATCCGGGCGCCGCGGCGCTGCTGCGTTCGCTGCCGCCGCTGGCGTCGCTGCGCGCCGATCCGCGCGCCAAGCGCGCGCTGTGGCCGCGGCTGCGCGCGCTGCGTGGTGGCACGCCACGATGAGCGCCGCGGTCGAGCCCGCGCCGCAGCCGACCATGCGGCCGATGCGCGAGGCCGACCTGGATGCGGTGATGGTGGTGGAGCGCCGCGCCTACCCGTACCCGTGGACGCCGGGCATCTTCCGCGACTGCCTGCGTTCGGGCTATCCGGCGTGGGTGCTGGCGCTCGACGGCGCGCTCATCGGCCACGGCGTGCTCAGCATCGCCGCCGACGAGGCGCACGTACTCAACGTCTGCGTCGATCCCGACCGCCAGGGCCGTGGCTACGGCCGGCACCTGCTGCGCGCGCTGCTGCGCGAAGCGCGCGGGCGCGGCGCCTGCCGGGTGTTCCTTGAAGTGCGTCCGTCCAATCCCAACGCCATCGCCCTCTACGAGGACGAAGGCTTCAACGAGATCGGCCGCCGCCCGCGCTATTACCCCGCCGACCAGGGCCGCGAGGACGCCATCGTGATGGCGATCGAGCTGTTCGACTGAATGCCGTGGTGACGCAGGCGGCTAGAGCCGCGCGCGCTGCGCCGCCAGCGTGTCGCGCTGCGCATTCCAGTCGGCCAGGCGCGTGCGCTCCTGTTCGACCACCGCCGCCGGCGCGTTGCTGACGAAGGTCTCGCTGGCCAGCTTGGCCTGCGACTTGGCCAACTCGCCCGCCACGCGCTTCAGTTCCTTGTCGAGCCTGGTGCGTTCGGCATCCAGGTCCACCAGGCCGTCGAGCGGCACGTAAAGCCGCAGTTCGCCGACCATCGCGGCGGCGGACGGCGGCGGCTCGTCAGCGGCCACCTCGATCGCCTCGATCCGGTTGAGGAACCTGAGCTCGGGGGCGAAGCGCGCCGCGCGCGCCGCGTCGTCGGCGCTGCCACCTGCCAGCAGCAGGCGGATCGATTTCGCCGGCGACACGCCGAGTTCGCTGCGGATGCGGCGC
It includes:
- a CDS encoding alpha-ketoglutarate-dependent dioxygenase AlkB, whose translation is MPVTLEGADLAFAPAWLAQDAADALFAHLQAEVPWSVHRIRLFGRLVDSPRLSCWIGDPGAGYTYSGTRFEPHPWPPLLADLRVRVAETCGEEFNSVLANLYRDGRDSMGWHRDDEPELGPRPVIASLSLGATRRFVLKERVGAGSAVAPRKRVFELGHGSLLRMAGDTQRHYRHALPRTARPVGPRINLTFRRIRSAP
- a CDS encoding ABC-type transport auxiliary lipoprotein family protein encodes the protein MTALARMAVAATALALGACSILGGAGERERAAIYAPDPRVAADPAWPRVDWQLAINPPSAARTVDTFRIAVRPSPGELQVYSGASWARSPTDMVEEVVLRTLEDSGHIAGVSRRGSGVAPDYRLLLDLRRFEADYAGRATPAATIELHAKLLHARSQGIVASRTFTVAEPAAGTDVATVAATFTTALEALGRDVSGWTLSTGAGHARTAPPPASASRR
- a CDS encoding MlaD family protein, with the translated sequence METKANYVLIGAFTLAAALALLVFGLWAAKFSTDRNWRSYHVVFNEPVTGLLEGSVVQYNGIAVGTLDALSLAPQDPRRVVARIRVEAGVPVKIDTRAKLSVTGLTGSTFIQLTGGSPDAPHLEARENGAIPVILTEASALQNIADTANRLVARLDLVLSEENVERIARTLENIEGMTGAVAGQREDLAALIVNARLASENLVDVVETSNRAMTGLEREFVAKLPGLVADLESTLAKMDSAANSADLILGENRNAINSFANDGLAQLGPTLSELRSLVRDLRRIGDRFDSNPARYLLGRDAPKEFEPE
- a CDS encoding ATP-binding cassette domain-containing protein, whose protein sequence is MSNDEPIIRVRGLCTRFGEQVVHEDLDLDVRRGEILGVVGGSGSGKSVLMRSIIGLRKPDAGTIEVMGVDSASDDPADRTYVERRTGVLFQDGALFSSLTVGENVEVPLLEHYPALDDSLRYELALLKIKLAGLPADALAKLPSQLSGGMRKRAGLARALALDPPLLFLDEPTAGLDPIGASAFDHLTRTLQQALGLTVFLITHDLDTLYAVCDRVAVLADRKVVAVGPLAEIERLEHPWVQEYFNGPRGRAAQRATQRAAEDT
- a CDS encoding ABC transporter permease; this translates as MPVPATTAPSMAPDPDDAGRWRLVGRWTLRNAEVFTAALRAAPDGIAGIDARGVERLDTIGVLQLMRFARSRDLGLESLEFHEDHHALVAAIEDVVDDRPRKRREYGFAAALGRLGFAVKDNWNETVALVSFLGENLVKMLRMVKEPRRFRGTATVFHMEQVGLDAVPLVILLSFLVGAVIAFLGANILVDFGATIFVVELVSIAFLREFGVLLTSILLAGRTASAFTAQIGAMVSREEIDAMRTLGLDPVDVLVIPRLLALLVMLPLLTFIAMVSGLLGGMAVGAFELGIPPQAYLARMHDQMEIRHFLVGMSKAPLFAMVIGLIGCLEGLQVKGTAQSVGERTTSSVVQTISLVIIFDALAAIWYMQVGW
- a CDS encoding threonine/serine exporter family protein — translated: MSRPFPQQAYAARIAFMVELAEHLHAYGTTSPRLEGALVQVAERLGLECEPSASPTAMVLSFSDPMRPPGDSDTTRVIRMPPGETDLSRLCDVDRIAEEVLAGDIDVAAGHAALRALDRPAGKRGNALQVLGFSLAAAGVAGLLRLPWLEIALTAAIGLVIGMLHKAARTRPRLREAGDAVSAMVAAAITILVAAWVVPLNLNTVIISALIVLMPGLALTNAINELTSQHLMSGTARFAGAVATMIMLTVGTMIALGAAELVGIEPQVRAWRPQPDWVEWCALALASFAFAVLFRAKPRDYWLVMVSAVGAYLVSRLAGGAWGSEVGIFLAALLVTVAGNGYARWAKRPGAVVRVPGIILMVPGSSSVRTLMTSIQQQDLVAGQDAALAVVNILLAIVAGLIFGNLALPARRNL
- a CDS encoding H-NS histone family protein, which produces MAIDLQNLSAKELDTLINKAKARKTTLKKRKPITTVRARLKAAAAAEGYTIAELFGTGAAGAAPAATRKTGKAAKPAKAGRTLGKVAPKYRNPENPAETWTGRGMKPRWLAAQLAAGKSAEEFLIASE
- a CDS encoding proline--tRNA ligase, with translation MRLSQFHLRTEKETPAEAELVSHKLMLKAGMIRKLAAGIYTWSPLGLRVLRRVEAVVREEMDAAGALEMLMPSIQPRELWEETGRWEKFGGQLLKIRDRKDAEYAYGPTHEEVITDFARQELASYKQLPVTFYQVQAKFRDEIRPRFGVMRAREFLMKDAYSFDIDAEGMAHSYARMHAAYTRIFSRLGLRFRAVLADSGAIGGDASQEFHVLAESGEDAIAWSDTGSNDAAGYAANVEAARAADPAPRAAASEDMHAIATPVQKTCADVATLMGIALQRTVKSVAVMGHDADGQPQFVLVLVRGDHDANEVKLGKVPGLGAYRLATEAEILEHLGCEPGFLGPVAPARPVRVVADRDVAAMADFVVGANRPGEHLAGVNWGRDLPEPDTVADVRSVVDGDRAEDGGVLRIVRGIEVGHIFQLGDTYARAMDCKVLDDTGKAVVPMMGCYGIGVSRIVAAAIEQNHDAAGIIWPEAMAPWAVAVCVINPKNDPAVLAAATALHDDLAAAGVDVVLDDRGLRPGPMFADMELLGIPHRVVVSARGLESGTFEYRARTAAEAESLDREALFARVAARPH
- a CDS encoding DUF4124 domain-containing protein, which translates into the protein MDTRWAVVAGIAAGIAVAWWFSREPEATDDPRRARAEQAAAANAEDARPVLYRWTDDAGVVQVTQEPPPRGRHFEKVDIQPRDGIEVDGRRR
- a CDS encoding DUF4124 domain-containing protein, which translates into the protein MNRIVLGIAIALAALPAAHAQQTAGEVYQWKDASGVTHYSQTPPANGRYEQRVINAAGSAAPVAQAAVVAPENAQCAAARANIAALQTSGDVQQDTDGDGKPDQVLDPTQRANQMEFAQAAVKAYCTP
- the pssA gene encoding CDP-diacylglycerol--serine O-phosphatidyltransferase; this translates as MDDQTPQPRRARGIYLLPNLFTTGGLFGGFFAIIAASQGRIEAACIAIFVAAILDGLDGRVARLTNTQSDFGVQYDSLSDLVSFGMAPALVMYHWSLVAMKFDGTTLGKVGWLAAFLYAACAALRLARFNSQVGKVDSRWFIGLASPAAAGVMASSVWTFHTLDLSGEAMRYAALAITVVCGLLMVSQFRYTSFKGRGRGPGSDRVPFFSLLLIVAALIALWIDPPKTLLAVLGVYALSGPALWLWRLRRTRTGGGVA
- the rimI gene encoding ribosomal protein S18-alanine N-acetyltransferase translates to MSAAVEPAPQPTMRPMREADLDAVMVVERRAYPYPWTPGIFRDCLRSGYPAWVLALDGALIGHGVLSIAADEAHVLNVCVDPDRQGRGYGRHLLRALLREARGRGACRVFLEVRPSNPNAIALYEDEGFNEIGRRPRYYPADQGREDAIVMAIELFD